Proteins found in one Aspergillus puulaauensis MK2 DNA, chromosome 8, nearly complete sequence genomic segment:
- a CDS encoding AP-1 complex subunit sigma (COG:U;~EggNog:ENOG410PN82;~InterPro:IPR016635,IPR022775,IPR011012;~PFAM:PF01217;~go_process: GO:0015031 - protein transport [Evidence IEA]), translated as MAIHYLILLSRQGKVRLAKWFTTLSPKDKAKIIKDVTQLVLSRRTRMCNFLEYKDTKVVYRRYASLFFIAGCASTDNELITLEVVHRYVEQMDKYYGNVCELDIIFNFQKAYFILDELLLAGEMQESSKKNVLRCISQQDSLEDMEVEEDVVTKIM; from the exons ATGGCAATCCA CTACCTGATTCTGCTGTCCCGCCAGGGCAAAGTG CGCCTTGCAAAGTGGTTCACCACCCTCTCGCCAAAGGATAAGGCCAAGATCATCAAGGATGTGACTCAACTCGTGCTGTCCCGCCGGACGCGGATGTGCAATTTCCTGGAATACAAAG ACACGAAAGTCGTCTACCGCCGCTAcgcctccctcttcttcatcgccggaTGTGCGTCGACCGATAACGAGCTGATCACCCTCGAGGTCGTGCACCGCTACGTCGAGCAGATGGACAAATACTATGGCAATGTGTGCGAGTTGGATATTATCTTCAATTTCCAGAAGGCGTACTTCATCTTAGATGAGCTGCTGCTCGCGGGCGAGATGCAGGAGAGTAGTAAGAAGAATGTGCTGAGGTGTATCAGCCAGCAGGATAGCTTGGAGGATATGGAG gttgaggaagatgtgGTTACGAAGATCATGTAG
- the MAF1 gene encoding RNA polymerase III-inhibiting protein MAF1 (BUSCO:EOG09263FKC;~COG:K;~EggNog:ENOG410PK3A;~InterPro:IPR015257,IPR038564;~PFAM:PF09174;~go_process: GO:0016480 - negative regulation of transcription by RNA polymerase III [Evidence IEA]) produces the protein MKFLPLPEFEDVTSSLNFDTADCHIVGGCDLYTTKAARSDRKLYKNIEQSLEQQYESVLRLSASLSPPTASDAAASLNLSRSSPFGPLSDHSSRRTFAYLIATLNASHPDYDFSHVLRPSDFHRERNLKRVMNTIDSTLFNLRPRETLDLTPPSPSTVSGSYNAEASPTWGRRMWKILDEQLSLKDCGIYSYSPDEDPSDADDGAIWSLHYFFFNRLRKRVCYIYVKAIPILSHTPSEGLATPTTKRTFDDGLLTPNLGTSKRARYWFGEDAELESDSDVEPNSPPPIRTGGEEFDNYLMSDEDFRSRSGSKGTVRAMSEEIADSMEV, from the exons atGAAG TTCCTACCTCTACCCGAATTCGAGGACGTGACTAGCTCGCTGAATTTCGATACCGCCGATTGTCACATCGTTGGGGGCTGCGATCTGTACACGACAAAGGCCGCTCGATCTGATCGCAAACTGTATAAGAACATCGAACAATCGCTCGAGCAGCAGTATGAATCTGTCCTCCGCTTATCGGCGTCATTATCGCCTCCCACTGCGTCAGATGCGGCCGCTTCGCTCAACCTTTCCCGATCGAGCCCTTTTGGACCCCTGAGTGATCACTCGAGTCGCCGAACGTTTGCGTATTTGATTGCGACTCTCAACGCGAGTCATCCAGACTACGATTTCTCCCATGTCCTACGTCCTTCAGACTTTCATCGCGAGCGGAATTTAAAGAGAGTGATGAACACGATTGACTCGACGCTCTTTAATCTTCGACCGCGCGAAACACTCGACCTTACGCCACCATCGCCGTCTACAGTCTCTGGATCATACAATGCGGAGGCTTCGCCTACATGGGGTCGCAGGATGTGGAAGATCCTTGATGAGCAATTGTCTCTGAAGGATTGTGGTATCTATTCGTACTCACCAGACGAGGATCCCTCTGATGCGGATGATGGAGCGATTTGGAGTCTCCATTACTTCTTTTTCAATCGCCTTCGGAAACGCGTGTGCTACATCTATGTCAAGGCGATACCGATTTTAAGTCACACACCTAGTGAAGGCCTCGCGACGCCGACGACAAAGAGAACATTTGATGACGGCCTTCTCACGCCCAACCTGGGCACGAGCAAGCGTGCTCGCTATTGGTtcggcgaggatgcagaacTCGAAAGCGACAGTGACGTTGAGCCAAATTCCCCTCCTCCGATACGCACTGGCGGTGAAGAGTTCGACAATTATCTCATGAGTGACGAAGACTTCCGGTCCCGATCCGGTAGCAAAGGCACCGTCCGCGCTATGAGTGAGGAAATCGCCGATTCCATGGAAGTTTGA
- a CDS encoding uncharacterized protein (COG:S;~EggNog:ENOG410PHP1): protein MADEEERVKAEKLAAAKKRVAALQKKKKAGKKGSTSESAKEAETAETTSQAKSQPEPESEQPQSEQAGDESGAGAGAATSPLPAEDDGDKSPQQSAEAEKATEATGDEDEDEGTEPMPDLPTANTTTSTPSPAPGTTSDDASSGKLEAPRAGHTRQPSLSIQSKMRSSSFRKTSISQGSASATSPSATLKSPSLPPLSADGEAVQEVYRKQSGRIEELEKENKRLEKEVEEVSVRFKKTEDQLEDLREANVDVAELKEKLRIAEGKVEGVEELKAEIASLQRQTSHLQTRTHRNASGSVSAQSESPPSDLVQQLESKSAAMEAMELDISNLRAQISTQSAHESQIAALEEKLSRSESTLEKTQRELSDSKNALTRASEKAVKEGVDKTSTETLIKSLQREIEELKGEKTEAEKKIETLEKKIEAIGNLHKESEARHQTRLRESEKFEQEAAILRKKLASTENENLRLKEEQETLRKRHAGSGNTGSAGGGADDDDLDDLEDEERSRLQRRIRNLEGEVFELRRGVWQEKRQELQPGPDAYSPDEYDTANANPASANAFDDVDLVGGSPEHSRRRSMAQRNQHSSFSTVLSSGLAAFTGGGSPFYSSPSPSQSQQGHHHPPATRGSLELLSEENLEDEFDEAEFARAQAEEEARKRVEWVRNIKKQLKDWNGWRLDLVDSRAGAEGAGVGMGEIFEI, encoded by the exons AtggccgacgaagaggagcgCGTCAAGGCTGAGAAGCTCGCCGCTGCCAAGAAGCGC GTCGCGGCcctgcaaaagaaaaagaaagccgGGAAGAAGGGCAGTACATCCGAGTCAGCGAAGGAGGCTGAAACCGCAGAAACGACGTCACAAGCAAAATCacaaccagaaccagaatccGAACAACCGCAATCAGAGCAAGCCGGCGACgaatctggagctggagctggagctgcaacATCACCACTAccagcagaagatgatggcgataAATCACCACAACAATCGGcggaggcagagaaggccACAGAAGCaacaggagatgaagatgaagatgaagggaCCGAACCAATGCCTGACCTCCCCACAGCCAACACGACAACGTCAACACCATCCCCCGCCCCAGGGACAACATCCGACGATGCATCGAGCGGAAAACTAGAGGCGCCGCGGGCCGGGCACACACGGCAGCCATCGCTGTCTATCCAGTCGAAGATGCGCTCGTCGTCGTTCCGGAAGACGTCCATTTCGCAGGGCAGTGCTTCGGCTACATCTCCGTCTGCAACGCTGAAGTCACCGTCGTTGCCGCCGCTCAGTGCGGATGGGGAGGCTGTGCAGGAGGTATACAGGAAGCAGTCTGGGCGgattgaggagctggagaaggagaataagaggcttgagaaggaggttgaggaggttaGTGTGCGGTTTAAGAAGACAGAGGACCAGCTGGAGGATTTGAGGGAGGCGAATGTGGATGTTGCggagttgaaggagaagttgaggattGCGGAGGGGAAGGTTGAGGGAGTTGAGGAGTTG AAAGCTGAAATCGCTTCGCTCCAGAGACAGACGTCGCATCTCCAAACACGCACGCATCGAAACGCCAGTGGATCTGTCTCTGCGCAGTCAGAATCCCCTCCGTCAGACCTCGTGCAGCAGCTCGAGTCGAAATCCGCGGCCATGGAAGCAATGGAACTCGatatctccaacctccgcgCACAAATCTCCACACAGTCCGCACACGAGTCCCAGATAGCAGCACTAGAGGAGAAGCTGTCGCGCAGCGAATCCACGCTCGAGAAGACGCAGCGCGAACTCTCAGACAGCAAGAACGCACTCACGCGCGCGTCCGAAAAGGCTGTGAAAGAAGGCGTCGACAAGACGTCTACAGAAACCCTAATCAAAAGCCTCCAGCGTGAGATCGAAGAACTAAAGGGCGAGAAAACCGAAgcggaaaagaaaatcgagaccctggaaaagaaaatcgaagCCATCGGTAATCTACACAAGGAATCCGAAGCCCGACACCAGACCCGCCTCCGCGAAAGCGAGAAGTTCGAACAGGAAGCCGCCATCCTGCGCAAGAAACTAGCCAGCACCGAGAACGAGAACCTCCGCCTAaaggaagaacaagaaacGCTCCGCAAACGACACGCCGGCAGCGGCAATACCGGCTcggcaggaggaggagcagacgacgacgacctcgacgacctcgaagacgaagagcgCTCCCGGCTCCAGCGTCGCATCCGCAATCTCGAAGGCGAAGTCTTCGAACTCCGCCGCGGCGTCTGGCAAGAGAAGCGCCAGGAACTCCAGCCCGGCCCGGACGCATACAGTCCTGACGAGTACGACACCGCGAACGCGAACCCGGCATCCGCGAATGCTTTCGACGACGTGGACCTCGTCGGTGGAAGCCCCGAACATTCGCGCCGGCGCAGCATGGCCCAGAGGAACCAGcactcctccttctccaccGTGCTATCCAGCGGCCTTGCTGCCTTCACGGGTGGTGGGTCACCGTTCTACTCctccccgtctccatctcaaagCCAACAAgggcaccaccaccccccTGCTACGCGTGGCAGCTTAGAGCTCCTCTCCGAAGAGAACCTCGAGGATGAATTTGATGAGGCGGAGTTTGCGCGCGcgcaggcggaggaggaggctaGGAAGCGGGTTGAGTGGGTGCGGAATATTAAGAAGCAGTTGAAGGATTGGAATGGGTGGCGGTTAGATCTTGTTGATAGTCGTGCTGGGGCCGAGGGGGCCGGGGTTGGGATGGGAGAGATTTTTGAGATATAG